From Gopherus flavomarginatus isolate rGopFla2 chromosome 7, rGopFla2.mat.asm, whole genome shotgun sequence, the proteins below share one genomic window:
- the CANX gene encoding calnexin, producing MELKWLLCATLLILGLVDVQTHDEEDDHGDDVIDIEDDLEDGVEDVEETKPEASSPPPSPKVTYKPPVPTGEVYFVENFDKGTLEGWVLSKAKKDDTDDEIAKYDGKWEVEEMKDTKLPGDKGLVLVSRAKHHAISAKLTKPFIFNTKPLIVQYEVNFQNGIECGGAYVKLLSKTTELNLDQFHDKTAYTIMFGPDKCGEDYKLHFIFRHKNPKTGKYEEKHAKRPDADLKTYFTDKKTHLYTLVLNPDNSFEILVDQTVVNSGNLLNDVTPAVNPPREIEDPDDQKPEDWDERPKIPDPDAVKPEDWDEDAPAKISDDDAVKPEGWLDDEPEYVADPDAEKPEDWDEDMDGEWEAPQIANPKCESAPGCGTWQRPMIDNPNYKGKWKPPMIDNPNYQGIWKPRKIPNPDFFEDLEPFKMTPFTAVGLELWSMTSDIFFDNFIICTDRVVAEDWANDGWGLKKAADGAAEPGVVGQMMAAAEERPWLWVVYILTVALPVFLVVLFCCSGKKQPSAAEYKKTDAPQPDVNEEKEEGKDKAEEEEEEEEEEAEAESNEDKQEEKQKSDADVGSASQEEEEEEEEEEDGKPTSEEEESMNRLKKS from the exons ATGGAACTAAAGTGGCTGCTGTGTGCGACATTGCTGATACTTGGATTAGTTGATGTCCAGACACATGATGAGGAAGATGACCATGGTGATGATGTAATTGATATTGAGGATGACTTGGAAGATGGTGTTGAGGACGTAGAAGAGACGAAGCCTGAAGCCAGcagccctcctccatccccaaaG GTTACCTATAAGCCCCCAGTACCAACAGGAGAGGTTTATTTTGTGGAAAACTTTGATAAGGGAACTCTGGAAGG ATGGGTTCTTTCCAAGGCCAAGAAGGATGACACAGATGAtgaaattgcaaaatatgatg GTAAATGGGAAGTAGAGGAAATGAAGGACACTAAACTTCCAGGGGACAAAGGACTTGTACTGGTTTCCCGGGCCAAGCATCATGCGATCTCTGCCAAACTGACAAAGCCCTTCATATTTAATACCAAACCCCTCATTGTACA GTATGAAGTGAATTTCCAAAATGGGATCGAGTGTGGCGGTGCCTATGTGAAGTTGCTTTCTAAAACCACCGAGCTGAACCTG GATCAGTTTCATGACAAAACTGCCTACACAATCATGTTTGGTCCTGATAAATGTGGAGAAGATTATAAATTACACTTCATCTTTCGGCACAAGAACCCCAAAACCGGCAAATACGAAGAGAAGCATGCAAAGCGTCCAGATGCAGATCTGAAGACCTACTTTACTGATAAGAAGACGCACCTCTATACTCTGG TCTTGAATCCTGATAATAGTTTTGAAATCCTGGTTGATCAGACTGTGGTGAATAGTGGGAATCTCCTAAATGATGTGACTCCTGCTGTGAATCCACCCCGAGAGATTGAGGACCCAGATGACCAGAAACCAGAGGACTGGGACGAGAGACCCAAGATCCCAGACCCAGATGCTGTTAAACCAGAGGATTG GGATGAGGATGCTCCTGCGAAGATTTCAGAtgatgatgctgtgaagccaGAAGGTTGGCTGGATGATGAGCCAGAATATGTAGCTGATCCTGATGCAGAGAAACCAGAGGACTG GGATGAGGatatggatggagaatgggaggcACCTCAGATTGCAAATCCCAAATGTGAGTCAGCCCCTGGCTGTGGTACCTGGCAACGACCTATGATTGACAATCCCAACTACAAAGGCAAATGGAAGCCTCCTATGATTGATAACCCCAACTACCAG GGAATCTGGAAGCCCAGGAAGATCCCAAACCCAGATTTCTTTGAAGATCTAGAACCTTTCAAAATGACTCCCTTCACTGCTGTGGGCCTTGAACTATGGTCAATGACCTCTGACATCTTCTTTGACAACTTTATCATCTGTACAGACCGAGTTGTGGCAGAAGATTGGGCCAATGATGGTTGGGGTCTAAAAAAGGCAGCTGATGGTGCTGCTGAG CCTGGTGTTGTGGGCCAGATGATGGCAGCTGCTGAAGAGCGTCCCTGGCTGTGGGTGGTGTACATCCTAACTGTGGCTCTTCCTGTGTTCCTTGTTGTCCTCTTCTGCTGTTCTGGAAAG AAACAGCCAAGCGCTGCAGAGTACAAAAAGACTGATGCTCCTCaacctgatgtgaatgaggagaaagaggagggaaaagacaaggcagaggaagaggaggaagaggaggaggaggaggcggaagCGGAATCAAATGAGGACAAGCAGG AAGAGAAGCAAAAGAGTGATGCTGATGTTGGAAGTGCTAgtcaagaggaggaggaggaggaggaagaggaagaagatggaAAACCCACATCAGAG gaggaagaaagcatgaataGATTGAAAAAATCATAA